A single region of the Nocardioides ochotonae genome encodes:
- a CDS encoding NHL domain-containing thioredoxin family protein, whose translation MSIRPRVRAPELEGRGWLNTDGPLTLKDLRGRFVLLDFWTFCCINCLHVLDELRPVEEEYAEELVVIGVHSPKFVHEADPVALAQAVERYSVHHPVLDDPDLVTWRAYTARAWPTLVLIDPEGYVVAQYAGEGHAHAIAALLGELVPAHRERGTLQPGDSPYVPVAVEPTDLRFPAKAVPVGDGRVLVADAGHDAVVELDAEGAVRRRFEGFREPNGLCLLPPEVAAEVGYDVVVADTVAHRLRGISLADGEVRTLAGDGTQWMQGDGSDRLSSPWDVAWWNDRVWVAMAGIHQLWTLDPRTGAVEVVVGTSNEGLLDGSGAEAWLAQTSGLAPDGERLWLADSEISALRWVETGPDGDGWAVRTAVGSGLFDFGFRDGPAEQALLQHPLGVTVLPDGSVAVCDTYNGALRRFDPATGEVSTLATDLAEPSGAYVDAGAEAGPAQLVVVESGAHRLTRVPLGAAATRTDGFAHTTQRPVTDVPADLELVITFEPPPGQKVDDRFGPATQLIVEATPPALLREGAGRGTDLVRRLVLDRHVGDGVLHVAARAASCDADGGEGAACRMHQQDWGVPVRISDADPSGRLHLPLGGVPQE comes from the coding sequence GTGAGCATCCGCCCCCGCGTCCGCGCCCCCGAGCTCGAGGGCCGCGGCTGGTTGAACACCGACGGCCCCCTGACCCTGAAGGACCTGCGCGGCCGCTTCGTGCTGCTGGACTTCTGGACGTTCTGCTGCATCAACTGCCTGCACGTCCTCGACGAGCTGCGCCCGGTGGAGGAGGAGTACGCCGAGGAACTGGTCGTCATCGGCGTGCACTCCCCGAAGTTCGTCCACGAGGCCGACCCGGTGGCGCTGGCCCAGGCCGTGGAGCGCTACTCGGTGCACCACCCGGTGCTCGACGACCCCGACCTGGTCACCTGGCGCGCCTACACCGCCCGGGCCTGGCCGACGCTGGTGCTCATCGACCCCGAGGGCTACGTCGTCGCGCAGTACGCCGGGGAGGGCCACGCCCACGCGATCGCCGCGCTCCTGGGCGAGCTGGTCCCGGCGCACCGCGAGCGCGGCACCCTGCAGCCCGGCGACTCGCCGTACGTCCCGGTGGCGGTGGAGCCGACCGACCTGCGTTTCCCGGCGAAGGCGGTGCCGGTGGGCGACGGGCGCGTGCTCGTCGCCGACGCCGGGCACGACGCGGTCGTGGAGCTGGACGCCGAGGGGGCGGTGCGGCGGCGCTTCGAGGGGTTCCGCGAGCCCAACGGGCTGTGTCTGCTGCCTCCGGAGGTCGCCGCCGAGGTGGGCTACGACGTGGTGGTCGCCGACACCGTCGCGCACCGGCTGCGCGGGATCTCGCTGGCCGACGGCGAGGTGCGCACGCTCGCCGGCGACGGCACCCAGTGGATGCAGGGCGACGGCAGCGACCGGCTCTCCAGCCCGTGGGACGTCGCGTGGTGGAACGACCGGGTCTGGGTCGCGATGGCCGGGATCCACCAGCTGTGGACCCTCGACCCGCGCACCGGCGCGGTGGAGGTCGTGGTCGGCACCAGCAACGAGGGGCTGCTCGACGGGTCGGGCGCCGAGGCGTGGCTCGCCCAGACCTCCGGGCTGGCGCCGGACGGCGAACGGCTCTGGCTCGCCGACTCCGAGATCTCGGCGCTGCGCTGGGTGGAGACGGGCCCCGACGGCGACGGCTGGGCGGTGCGCACGGCGGTCGGCAGCGGGCTGTTCGACTTCGGCTTCCGCGACGGCCCGGCCGAGCAGGCGCTCCTCCAGCACCCGCTCGGGGTGACGGTGCTGCCCGACGGCAGCGTCGCGGTCTGCGACACCTACAACGGCGCGCTGCGCCGCTTCGACCCCGCGACCGGCGAGGTGAGCACGCTCGCCACCGACCTGGCCGAGCCGAGCGGTGCCTACGTCGACGCTGGTGCCGAGGCGGGGCCCGCGCAGCTGGTCGTCGTGGAGTCCGGCGCGCACCGGTTGACCCGGGTCCCGCTCGGTGCCGCGGCCACCCGCACCGACGGGTTCGCGCACACCACCCAGCGCCCGGTGACCGACGTGCCGGCCGATCTCGAGCTGGTGATCACCTTCGAGCCGCCGCCGGGGCAGAAGGTCGACGACCGCTTCGGCCCGGCCACCCAGCTCATCGTGGAGGCGACCCCGCCGGCGCTGCTGCGCGAGGGCGCCGGCCGCGGCACCGACCTGGTCCGCCGCCTGGTCCTGGACCGCCACGTGGGCGACGGGGTGCTCCACGTCGCCGCGCGCGCCGCCTCCTGCGACGCCGACGGCGGCGAGGGCGCCGCCTGCCGCATGCACCAGCAGGACTGGGGCGTGCCGGTGCGGATCAGCGACGCCGACCCCTCCGGCCGGCTGCACCTCCCGCTCGGCGGCGTACCGCAGGAGTGA
- a CDS encoding maleylpyruvate isomerase family mycothiol-dependent enzyme produces MTDAELLAGYVEVWWEAIDDFTTLLEQIPEEQWDAPTDLPGWDVRAVAAHVAHLEKVLATGVEEQAEVGEPAHVTGAMGLYTEIGPVNRRTATPDELIREIRESATARHTALLADPPTDASARPERVFGGVPWDWRTLLRNRPLDVWMHEQDVRRAVQIPGGLDSRAARHSTDYLLESIGFVLAKRVGAPAGTTLVAEVEGSEPVAFVVNDARRGERLPEIPAEPTVRLRTGRESFLLLAGGRRAVGPDAVHLEGDPALGQRVLEAMATTP; encoded by the coding sequence ATGACTGATGCCGAGCTCCTGGCCGGATACGTCGAGGTCTGGTGGGAGGCGATCGACGACTTCACCACGCTGCTGGAGCAGATCCCCGAGGAGCAGTGGGACGCACCGACCGACCTCCCCGGCTGGGACGTCCGCGCGGTCGCCGCGCACGTCGCGCACCTGGAGAAGGTGCTCGCCACCGGCGTCGAGGAGCAGGCCGAGGTCGGCGAGCCCGCGCACGTGACCGGGGCGATGGGCCTCTACACCGAGATCGGCCCGGTCAACCGGCGCACCGCGACCCCGGACGAGCTGATCCGCGAGATCCGCGAGTCGGCCACCGCGCGCCACACCGCGCTGCTGGCCGACCCGCCCACCGACGCCTCCGCGCGTCCGGAGCGGGTCTTCGGCGGGGTGCCGTGGGACTGGCGCACGCTGCTGCGCAACCGGCCGCTGGACGTGTGGATGCACGAGCAGGACGTACGCCGCGCGGTCCAGATCCCCGGCGGCCTCGACAGCCGAGCGGCCCGGCACAGCACCGACTACCTGCTGGAGAGCATCGGGTTCGTGCTGGCCAAGCGGGTCGGGGCGCCCGCGGGCACCACCCTGGTCGCGGAGGTCGAGGGCAGCGAGCCGGTCGCGTTCGTGGTCAACGACGCCCGCCGCGGCGAGCGCCTTCCCGAAATCCCGGCTGAGCCGACGGTGCGGCTGCGCACCGGCCGCGAGAGCTTCCTGCTGCTCGCCGGTGGCCGGCGCGCGGTGGGCCCGGACGCGGTGCACCTGGAGGGCGACCCGGCCCTCGGCCAGCGTGTCCTCGAGGCGATGGCCACCACGCCGTGA
- a CDS encoding oxidoreductase — MSGVPVDSWRLADMPDQSGRTVLITGTSTGGLGHHTALELARRGARVVLAGRSEERLDETTAAIRAEVPDAELDRLRVDLADLDSVRRAGAAAAALGPIDVLVNNAGVMGTPYSRTTDGLERQMATNHFGPFLLTGLLLPQLVASTSATVVTVSSTMHRVARSAPLGDPRRSSGRYHRWHVYGQSKLANLLFTFELDRRAREAALPVKALAAHPGFAGTHLAANGQYGRSRGGLASILDAAIRGVSQSAAAGAQPTLMAATADLPGATYCGPGGPGEMSGLPRVVEANARAHDADAQRRLWELSEEVTGIRYP, encoded by the coding sequence GTGAGCGGCGTACCCGTGGACAGCTGGCGGCTGGCCGACATGCCCGACCAGAGCGGGCGCACGGTGCTGATCACCGGCACGAGCACGGGCGGGCTGGGCCACCACACCGCCCTCGAGCTGGCCCGCCGCGGCGCCCGGGTGGTGCTGGCCGGGCGCAGCGAGGAGCGGCTCGACGAGACCACCGCGGCGATCCGCGCGGAGGTGCCCGACGCCGAGCTGGACCGGCTGCGCGTCGACCTCGCCGACCTGGACTCGGTACGCCGGGCCGGCGCGGCCGCCGCGGCGCTCGGGCCGATCGACGTGCTGGTCAACAACGCCGGCGTCATGGGCACGCCGTACTCCCGCACGACCGACGGCCTCGAGCGGCAGATGGCGACCAACCACTTCGGGCCGTTCCTGCTGACCGGCCTGCTGCTGCCCCAGCTGGTGGCGAGCACCTCGGCGACCGTGGTGACGGTGTCCTCGACCATGCACCGCGTCGCGCGCAGTGCCCCGCTCGGGGACCCGCGGCGCTCGAGCGGGCGCTACCACCGCTGGCACGTCTACGGGCAGAGCAAGCTGGCCAACCTGCTGTTCACCTTCGAGCTCGACCGGCGCGCCCGCGAGGCCGCGCTGCCGGTCAAGGCCCTCGCCGCGCACCCCGGCTTCGCCGGCACCCACCTGGCCGCGAACGGGCAGTACGGCCGCTCCCGCGGCGGCCTCGCCTCCATCCTCGACGCCGCCATCCGCGGGGTCTCCCAGAGCGCCGCCGCGGGCGCCCAGCCGACCCTGATGGCCGCCACCGCCGACCTCCCCGGCGCGACCTACTGCGGCCCGGGCGGCCCCGGCGAGATGTCCGGCCTGCCCCGCGTCGTCGAGGCCAACGCCCGCGCCCACGACGCGGACGCCCAGCGCCGGCTGTGGGAGCTCAGCGAAGAGGTCACCGGCATCCGCTACCCCTGA
- the pgm gene encoding phosphoglucomutase (alpha-D-glucose-1,6-bisphosphate-dependent) produces MPDARAGQPARPEDLIDVPHLVTAYFTRTPDPEDPDQQVAFGTSGHRGSSLRSSFNETHILATTQAICDHRREQGYDGPLFLGRDTHALSEPAWATALEVLAANDVTVLVDAADRYTPTPAVSHAILRANGGRSTGPGLADGIVVTPSHNPPADGGFKYNPPHGGPAGSEATSAIAKRANELIRGGLADVRRVPFARARRAAGTYDFLGSYVDDLPSVLDLDAIRGAGVRIGADPLGGASVDYWGAIAERHRLDLTVVNPLVDPTWRFMTLDWDGKIRMDCSSPSAMASLVEQRAAYDIATGNDADADRHGIVTPDAGLMNPNHFLAVAIGHLFGGARPDWPATARIGKTLVSSSMIDRVAASIGKPLVEVPVGFKWFVPGLLDGSFGFGGEESAGASFLRRDGSVWTTDKDGLLLCLLGAEILATTGEAPSQRYAALVAEHGEPAYARIDAPATREQKAALAALSPDAVTATSLAGEPITARLTEAPGNGAPIGGLKVTTESAWFAARPSGTEDVYKIYAESFRGPDHLAQVQEEARAVVQSALEA; encoded by the coding sequence ATGCCCGACGCACGCGCAGGACAGCCCGCCCGCCCCGAGGACCTCATCGACGTGCCCCACCTGGTCACGGCGTACTTCACCCGCACCCCCGACCCCGAGGACCCCGACCAGCAGGTCGCCTTCGGCACCAGCGGGCACCGCGGCTCCTCGCTGCGCTCGTCGTTCAACGAGACCCACATCCTCGCCACCACCCAGGCGATCTGCGACCACCGCCGCGAGCAGGGGTACGACGGCCCGCTCTTCCTCGGCCGCGACACCCACGCGCTGTCCGAGCCCGCCTGGGCCACCGCGCTCGAGGTGCTCGCCGCCAACGACGTCACGGTGCTGGTGGACGCGGCCGACCGCTACACCCCGACCCCGGCGGTCTCGCACGCGATCCTGCGCGCCAACGGCGGGCGGAGCACCGGCCCCGGCCTCGCCGACGGCATCGTGGTGACGCCCTCGCACAACCCGCCGGCCGACGGTGGCTTCAAGTACAACCCGCCGCACGGCGGCCCCGCCGGCTCCGAGGCCACCTCGGCGATCGCGAAGCGCGCCAACGAGCTGATCCGCGGCGGCCTGGCCGACGTACGCCGGGTCCCGTTCGCCCGGGCCCGTCGCGCGGCCGGCACCTACGACTTCCTCGGCAGCTACGTCGACGACCTGCCCTCGGTGCTCGACCTGGACGCGATCCGCGGCGCCGGCGTGCGCATCGGCGCGGACCCGCTGGGTGGGGCGTCGGTGGACTACTGGGGCGCCATCGCCGAGCGGCACCGCCTGGACCTCACGGTCGTCAACCCGCTGGTCGACCCCACCTGGCGGTTCATGACCCTGGACTGGGACGGCAAGATCCGGATGGACTGCTCCTCGCCCTCCGCGATGGCCTCGCTGGTCGAGCAGCGCGCGGCCTACGACATCGCGACCGGCAACGACGCGGACGCCGACCGGCACGGCATCGTCACCCCCGACGCCGGGCTGATGAACCCCAACCACTTCCTCGCCGTCGCGATCGGCCACCTCTTCGGCGGCGCCCGCCCGGACTGGCCGGCCACCGCGCGGATCGGCAAGACGCTGGTCTCCTCCTCGATGATCGACCGGGTCGCCGCCTCGATCGGCAAGCCGCTGGTCGAGGTGCCGGTCGGGTTCAAGTGGTTCGTCCCCGGGCTGCTCGACGGCTCCTTCGGCTTCGGCGGGGAGGAGTCCGCCGGCGCCTCGTTCCTGCGCCGCGACGGCTCGGTGTGGACCACCGACAAGGACGGGCTGCTGCTCTGCCTGCTCGGCGCCGAGATCCTCGCGACCACCGGCGAGGCCCCCTCGCAGCGCTACGCCGCGCTGGTCGCGGAGCACGGCGAGCCGGCGTACGCCCGCATCGACGCCCCCGCCACCCGCGAGCAGAAGGCGGCGCTGGCCGCGCTCTCCCCCGACGCCGTCACGGCCACCAGCCTCGCCGGCGAGCCGATCACCGCCCGCCTCACCGAGGCGCCCGGCAACGGCGCCCCGATCGGCGGGCTCAAGGTGACCACGGAGTCCGCGTGGTTCGCCGCGCGCCCCTCCGGCACCGAGGACGTCTACAAGATCTACGCCGAGTCCTTCCGCGGCCCCGACCACCTCGCCCAGGTGCAGGAGGAGGCCCGGGCGGTGGTGCAGTCCGCACTGGAGGCATGA
- a CDS encoding ABC transporter ATP-binding protein, producing the protein MAVIETAGLTKRYPRVTALDHLDVRVGEGVTGLVGANGAGKSTLIKILLGLLPATDGSARVLGHDVATEGAAIRALVGYMPEHDCLPADVSASDLVVHLGQMSGLPYPAARERASDVLRHVGLAEERYRPIGGYSTGMKQRAKLAQALVHDPQLVLLDEPTNGLDPSARDDMLALVRRIGTEFGISVLVTSHLLGELERVSDHIVVLDAGRLLRSSATSEFLHATGSLLVEVQGRPDADRLLGQALLDAGLVARPAEGRLVEVDVRDEHTRDVVRDLTVDLGLGLVRMQERHHRIEDVFRDGGAGSVQPV; encoded by the coding sequence GTGGCAGTGATCGAGACCGCGGGACTCACCAAGCGCTACCCGCGCGTCACGGCCCTCGACCACCTCGACGTGCGCGTCGGGGAGGGGGTCACCGGGCTGGTCGGGGCCAACGGCGCCGGGAAGTCCACGCTGATCAAGATCCTGCTGGGCCTGCTGCCGGCGACCGACGGCAGCGCCCGGGTGCTCGGCCACGACGTGGCCACCGAGGGCGCCGCGATCCGGGCCCTGGTCGGCTACATGCCCGAGCACGATTGCCTGCCCGCCGACGTCTCCGCCAGCGACCTGGTGGTGCACCTGGGCCAGATGTCCGGGCTGCCCTACCCGGCGGCGCGCGAGCGGGCCTCCGACGTGCTGCGCCACGTGGGTCTCGCCGAGGAGCGCTACCGCCCGATCGGCGGCTACTCCACCGGCATGAAGCAGCGCGCCAAGCTCGCCCAGGCGCTCGTGCACGACCCGCAACTGGTGCTGCTCGACGAGCCGACCAACGGCCTGGACCCCTCGGCCCGCGACGACATGCTCGCGCTGGTACGCCGGATCGGCACCGAGTTCGGCATCTCGGTCCTGGTGACCTCCCACCTGCTCGGCGAGCTGGAGCGGGTCAGCGACCACATCGTCGTCCTCGACGCCGGACGGCTGCTGCGCTCCTCGGCGACCTCCGAGTTCCTGCACGCCACCGGCAGCCTGCTCGTCGAGGTGCAGGGCCGCCCCGACGCCGACCGGCTGCTCGGGCAGGCCCTGCTCGACGCCGGCCTGGTGGCGCGGCCGGCCGAGGGACGCCTGGTCGAGGTGGACGTGCGCGACGAGCACACTCGCGACGTGGTCCGCGACCTGACCGTCGACCTCGGCCTCGGCCTGGTGCGGATGCAGGAGCGCCACCACCGCATCGAGGACGTCTTCCGCGACGGGGGTGCCGGCAGTGTCCAGCCCGTCTGA
- a CDS encoding ABC transporter permease subunit — MSSPSERSPDPAMPPAGTGVIHDLGYRRYTGPRLGEPAVARAFFLSGLRHTYGLGRSGRSKVLPMLLLGLMLLPALILVGVLVQARDLLGLDEQLVAYSTYPITTQLLISVFVASQAPALISRDLRFRTITLYLARPMRRRTYVLVRLASLTVATFVLIGAPLLLMYVGGVLADLPLARETGRFLGGLVGAALLAACLASLAAVVAALTVRRGLAVTAVIVVLLVSFTLVSTVQGVAASTDHDTVGRIAGLFSPYTLVNGVQVFLFDSPAATATPPEGTAMGLLHVLGVLAVVLGSIVALLVRYRRVD; from the coding sequence GTGTCCAGCCCGTCTGAGCGCTCCCCCGACCCGGCCATGCCGCCCGCCGGCACCGGCGTCATCCACGACCTCGGCTACCGGCGCTACACCGGCCCCCGTCTCGGCGAGCCGGCGGTGGCCCGGGCGTTCTTCCTCAGCGGCCTGCGGCACACCTACGGCCTGGGCCGCTCCGGGCGCTCGAAGGTGCTGCCGATGCTGCTGCTCGGGCTGATGCTGCTGCCGGCCCTGATCCTGGTCGGCGTGCTGGTGCAGGCCCGCGACCTGCTCGGCCTCGACGAGCAACTGGTCGCCTACTCCACCTACCCGATCACCACCCAGCTGCTGATCTCGGTGTTCGTGGCCTCCCAGGCACCCGCGCTGATCTCGCGCGACCTGCGCTTCCGCACGATCACCCTCTACCTGGCCCGGCCGATGCGGCGACGCACCTACGTGCTGGTGCGGCTGGCCTCCCTGACCGTGGCGACCTTCGTGCTGATCGGCGCGCCGCTGCTGCTGATGTACGTCGGCGGGGTCCTCGCCGACCTGCCGCTGGCCCGGGAGACCGGCCGGTTCCTGGGCGGGCTGGTCGGCGCTGCGCTGCTCGCCGCCTGCCTGGCCAGCCTCGCCGCCGTCGTGGCCGCCCTGACGGTACGCCGCGGGCTGGCGGTGACCGCGGTGATCGTGGTGCTGCTGGTGAGCTTCACGCTGGTCTCGACCGTGCAGGGTGTCGCCGCCTCGACCGACCACGACACGGTCGGGCGGATCGCCGGACTGTTCTCGCCGTACACGCTCGTCAACGGGGTGCAGGTGTTCCTCTTCGACTCCCCCGCCGCCACCGCGACGCCGCCCGAGGGCACCGCGATGGGGCTCCTCCACGTGCTCGGCGTCCTCGCGGTCGTCCTGGGCTCGATCGTCGCGCTGCTGGTCCGCTACCGGAGGGTCGACTGA
- a CDS encoding ABC transporter ATP-binding protein: MSTIVIDHVSRWYRNVVAVNDVSMSIGPGVTGLLGPNGAGKSTLIALMSGFLAPSAGTVTLDGEPLWRNEQVYRKIGLVPEREALFDYLTGRQFVVANAELHGLPDPGAAAQRAIAMIELTDAQDRSISTYSKGMRQRIKMASALVHDPAVLLLDEPFNGMDPRQRIHLMELLRTMGAEGRTVLFSSHILEEVEQVARQIEVVVAGRHAASGDFGAIRRLMTDRPNRFVLRSGDDRVLAAALLQDPSVRGARLRTEGGIELEAADFGRFSEVLPRLAREHGIRLFEVTPTDESLESVFGYLVSS, translated from the coding sequence ATGAGCACGATCGTGATCGACCACGTCTCCCGGTGGTACCGCAACGTCGTCGCGGTCAACGACGTCTCGATGAGCATCGGCCCCGGCGTCACCGGCCTGCTCGGCCCCAACGGCGCCGGCAAGTCCACGCTGATCGCGCTGATGTCGGGGTTCCTGGCGCCCTCCGCGGGGACGGTCACCCTCGACGGGGAGCCGCTGTGGCGCAACGAGCAGGTGTACCGCAAGATCGGGCTGGTCCCCGAGCGCGAGGCGCTGTTCGACTACCTGACCGGGCGCCAGTTCGTGGTCGCGAACGCCGAGCTGCACGGCCTGCCCGACCCCGGTGCGGCCGCCCAGCGGGCGATCGCGATGATCGAGCTCACCGACGCCCAGGACCGCTCGATCTCGACGTACTCCAAGGGCATGCGGCAGCGGATCAAGATGGCCTCCGCGCTGGTGCACGACCCGGCGGTGCTGCTGCTCGACGAGCCGTTCAACGGGATGGACCCGCGCCAGCGCATCCACCTGATGGAGCTGCTGCGGACGATGGGCGCCGAGGGCCGCACGGTGCTGTTCAGCTCCCACATCCTCGAGGAGGTCGAGCAGGTGGCCCGTCAGATCGAGGTGGTGGTGGCCGGTCGGCACGCCGCCTCCGGCGACTTCGGCGCGATCCGCCGGCTGATGACCGACCGGCCGAACCGGTTCGTGCTCCGCTCCGGCGACGACCGGGTCCTGGCGGCCGCGCTGCTGCAGGACCCGTCGGTGCGTGGCGCCCGGCTGCGTACGGAGGGCGGGATCGAGCTGGAGGCCGCGGACTTCGGGCGGTTCAGCGAGGTGCTGCCGCGCCTGGCGCGCGAGCACGGCATCCGGCTCTTCGAGGTGACCCCGACCGACGAGTCGCTCGAGAGCGTCTTCGGCTACCTGGTGTCCTCATGA
- a CDS encoding ABC transporter permease, translating to MSAQVLSPTIVRLGVRSVFGRWRGALLFVLPLSLVGLAVLVRALVGADPGAAENTLYAFGLVVTVPLVALLATSGLLAPEIDDGSISYLLAKPISRYTIVASKLAVAAACVVVFAAVPLLVAGLVLLGNEPSLALGFLVAGLVAGLAYCSLFALLSVMTRHAIVIGLIYLLGWEGLLGGLLDGVRWLSITRWAGEIVDTIAGVHLVDDLSIWYAVVASVVVIALGAWLTGRRLRAFNLTGDE from the coding sequence ATGAGCGCCCAGGTCCTGTCCCCGACGATCGTGCGGCTCGGCGTGCGCAGCGTGTTCGGGCGCTGGCGCGGGGCCCTGCTGTTCGTGCTGCCGCTGAGCCTGGTCGGCCTCGCCGTGCTGGTGCGGGCCCTGGTGGGCGCGGACCCCGGCGCCGCCGAGAACACCCTCTACGCCTTCGGCCTGGTCGTGACGGTGCCGCTGGTCGCGCTGCTGGCGACCAGCGGGCTGCTCGCCCCCGAGATCGACGACGGCTCGATCTCCTACCTGCTGGCCAAGCCGATCTCGCGCTACACGATCGTGGCCAGCAAGCTCGCGGTCGCGGCGGCCTGCGTCGTGGTCTTCGCCGCCGTCCCGCTGCTGGTGGCGGGTCTGGTGCTGCTCGGCAACGAGCCGTCGCTGGCGCTGGGCTTCCTCGTCGCCGGCCTGGTCGCCGGCCTGGCGTACTGCTCGCTGTTCGCCCTGCTGTCGGTGATGACCCGGCACGCCATCGTCATCGGGCTGATCTACCTGCTCGGCTGGGAGGGGCTGCTGGGCGGCCTGCTCGACGGGGTGCGCTGGCTCAGCATCACCCGCTGGGCCGGCGAGATCGTCGACACGATCGCCGGCGTGCACCTGGTCGACGACCTGTCGATCTGGTACGCCGTGGTCGCCTCCGTGGTGGTCATCGCGCTCGGTGCCTGGCTGACCGGGCGCCGACTGCGGGCCTTCAACCTGACCGGCGACGAGTAG
- a CDS encoding PepSY domain-containing protein has product MNTTTLRRKRVVLPTLAVLAAVGIGGTVWTATANETGVDGAERDRVGAAATEAVGGTVVDVETSDDRGETYEVEVRLDDGSEVDLALDEGLAVVAEERDGDDGDDHQDTNGRDTDRDADDRPVAEADRTAAEKAALGAVEGATVLDVEASDDRGAAWEVEVRDADGAEWDVVLDADFGVLRTDADGTDD; this is encoded by the coding sequence ATGAACACCACCACGCTTCGCCGCAAGCGCGTCGTCCTGCCCACCCTCGCGGTCCTCGCGGCCGTCGGGATCGGGGGGACCGTCTGGACCGCCACCGCGAACGAGACCGGCGTGGACGGGGCCGAGCGCGACCGGGTCGGCGCGGCCGCCACCGAGGCCGTCGGCGGCACCGTCGTCGACGTCGAGACCAGCGACGACCGGGGTGAGACCTACGAGGTCGAGGTGCGCCTCGACGACGGGTCCGAGGTCGACCTCGCGCTCGACGAGGGCCTCGCGGTGGTCGCGGAGGAGCGCGACGGTGACGACGGGGACGACCACCAGGACACCAACGGCCGGGACACCGACCGGGACGCCGACGACCGCCCGGTCGCCGAGGCGGACCGGACGGCCGCGGAGAAGGCGGCCCTGGGCGCGGTCGAGGGCGCGACGGTCCTCGACGTCGAGGCCAGCGACGACCGGGGCGCGGCCTGGGAGGTCGAGGTCCGCGACGCGGACGGTGCCGAGTGGGACGTCGTGCTCGACGCCGACTTCGGCGTGCTGCGCACCGACGCCGACGGCACCGACGACTGA
- a CDS encoding sensor histidine kinase, translating into MAERRLARASVRVRTTTAAVLVVAVVLALGAAVLVLLVRDSLREGLENSAEQRAADLVTQIETSGLPDSGTADEDPEDPEDTEDPDEPDELVWQVLAPDGTVASSSQPLSRPLPSQSTDRAELPGADQPYVVVTEDAEVGDREYVVSVAASLEDVDDSTAALLPPLLVGVPLVLLLVGGTTWAVATRALAPVERIREEVEQITGDRLDRRVPEPPSRDEIHRLARTMNQMLERLESSRERQQRFVADASHELRSPLASIRQTAEVAQAHPGALPEGELAEAVLEESGRMQRLVEQLLVLTRAGEAAGAHAPYDVDLDDLALAEARRVRRGGLQVDTSGIGPGRVRGDGVALGQVVRNLVDNAVRHAETTVRLAVRERAEDGRDPDVELVVEDDGPGIPEAERERVFDRFVRLDEARARDAGGSGLGLAIVREIVTAHGGTVAITSSPAGGARVVVRLPAPAART; encoded by the coding sequence GTGGCTGAGCGCCGCCTGGCCCGTGCGTCGGTGCGGGTGCGGACCACGACCGCCGCCGTGCTCGTGGTCGCCGTCGTGCTGGCCCTGGGCGCGGCCGTGCTGGTGCTCCTGGTGCGCGACTCCCTGCGCGAGGGCCTGGAGAACAGCGCGGAGCAGCGGGCCGCCGACCTGGTCACCCAGATCGAGACGTCCGGGCTCCCGGACTCGGGGACGGCCGACGAGGACCCCGAGGACCCCGAAGACACCGAGGACCCCGACGAGCCCGACGAGCTGGTCTGGCAGGTGCTCGCCCCCGACGGCACGGTGGCCAGCTCCTCCCAGCCGCTCTCCCGCCCGCTGCCGAGCCAGAGCACCGACCGGGCCGAGCTCCCGGGGGCCGACCAGCCCTACGTCGTGGTCACCGAGGACGCCGAGGTCGGTGACCGCGAGTACGTCGTGTCCGTGGCCGCCTCCCTGGAGGACGTCGACGACTCCACCGCCGCGCTGCTCCCGCCGCTGCTGGTCGGCGTACCGCTGGTGCTGCTGCTCGTCGGCGGCACCACCTGGGCGGTGGCGACCCGGGCGCTCGCGCCGGTCGAGCGGATCCGGGAGGAGGTCGAGCAGATCACCGGGGACCGGCTGGACCGCCGGGTCCCCGAGCCGCCCTCGCGCGATGAGATCCACCGGCTGGCCCGCACGATGAACCAGATGCTCGAGCGGCTGGAGAGCTCGCGCGAGCGTCAGCAGCGGTTCGTCGCCGACGCCTCCCACGAGCTGCGCTCGCCGCTGGCCAGCATCCGGCAGACCGCCGAGGTGGCCCAGGCCCACCCGGGAGCGCTGCCCGAGGGCGAGCTCGCCGAGGCGGTGCTCGAGGAGTCCGGGCGCATGCAGCGCCTCGTCGAGCAGCTGCTGGTGCTCACTCGGGCCGGCGAGGCCGCGGGCGCGCACGCCCCGTACGACGTGGACCTCGACGACCTCGCCCTGGCGGAGGCCCGCCGGGTGCGCCGCGGCGGGCTCCAGGTGGACACCTCCGGCATCGGGCCGGGACGTGTGCGCGGCGACGGCGTCGCACTGGGCCAGGTGGTGCGCAACCTCGTCGACAACGCCGTCCGGCACGCCGAGACGACCGTTCGGCTGGCGGTCCGCGAGCGGGCCGAGGACGGGCGGGACCCGGACGTCGAGCTCGTGGTCGAGGACGACGGCCCCGGGATCCCCGAGGCGGAGCGGGAGCGGGTCTTCGATCGGTTCGTGCGGCTCGACGAGGCCCGCGCGCGCGATGCCGGCGGCAGCGGGCTCGGGCTGGCGATCGTCCGGGAGATCGTGACCGCCCACGGCGGCACCGTCGCGATCACCTCGTCGCCGGCCGGCGGTGCCCGGGTCGTGGTGCGGCTCCCGGCCCCCGCCGCACGGACCTGA